In Methanoregula sp., a single window of DNA contains:
- a CDS encoding NAD(P)/FAD-dependent oxidoreductase, translating into MPYDVIVVGAGPAGSAAAQTCAAQGLSTLCIEEHGTIGHPVQCAGLLSNAAFAECRITDRSVMNRVSGARIISGKGSELLIDAKVQKAVVVDRAAVDREMAEAAADAGAEFRLKTGVCGVRANSVLTRGAYGHEEHSFKILIAADGPRSTIARHYGMERAKVYLSGIQADVLHDCDPRFVEIYPDASPEFFAWSIPTAPGRIRVGLCGQTQVRERFAALMKKFGTATTHLVTGTLPLGLMPRTYGQKTLFTGDAAGFAKPTSGGGVYTGIRSARHAAAVAIGCCERGIFDDNALAEYERRWQADFGRELELGFRLFGLRQKISNNEMDQLVQALKDPSILSAIIEHGDMDRPGMLVNRLLFNPSMINVLKPLIMSGIRSFF; encoded by the coding sequence ATGCCTTACGATGTTATCGTTGTCGGAGCCGGTCCGGCAGGAAGTGCTGCGGCCCAGACCTGCGCAGCACAAGGGCTCTCAACCCTCTGTATTGAAGAACATGGCACCATAGGTCACCCGGTTCAGTGTGCGGGGCTTCTTTCGAATGCAGCCTTTGCCGAATGCAGGATCACAGACAGGTCGGTTATGAACCGTGTCTCGGGTGCCCGGATAATTTCCGGTAAGGGCAGCGAGCTCCTTATCGATGCAAAAGTCCAGAAGGCAGTTGTCGTGGACCGGGCTGCTGTTGACCGGGAGATGGCCGAAGCTGCGGCTGATGCAGGGGCAGAGTTCCGGTTAAAAACCGGGGTCTGTGGCGTAAGGGCAAATTCGGTGCTCACCCGGGGAGCTTACGGGCACGAGGAACATTCATTTAAAATTCTTATCGCAGCCGACGGCCCGAGAAGCACGATAGCCCGGCATTATGGTATGGAGAGGGCAAAGGTGTACCTTTCCGGCATCCAGGCTGATGTGCTGCATGACTGCGATCCCCGGTTTGTGGAGATCTATCCGGATGCATCCCCGGAATTTTTCGCATGGTCAATTCCCACCGCCCCCGGGCGCATCCGGGTGGGCCTCTGCGGGCAGACGCAGGTCAGGGAACGGTTTGCTGCCCTCATGAAAAAGTTTGGCACAGCCACGACCCATCTGGTCACCGGCACCCTGCCGCTTGGTCTGATGCCCAGAACCTACGGGCAAAAAACCCTGTTTACAGGAGATGCAGCCGGATTTGCAAAGCCCACGAGCGGGGGGGGAGTCTATACCGGCATCCGTTCAGCCCGGCACGCAGCGGCAGTGGCCATCGGGTGTTGTGAGCGGGGGATATTTGATGATAACGCACTTGCAGAATACGAGCGGCGGTGGCAGGCGGATTTCGGGCGTGAACTTGAGCTTGGGTTCCGGCTCTTTGGTCTGCGCCAGAAGATAAGCAATAATGAAATGGATCAGCTTGTCCAGGCACTCAAAGATCCATCCATTCTCTCTGCAATTATTGAGCACGGGGATATGGACCGGCCAGGAATGCTGGTAAATAGACTCCTCTTCAATCCCTCGATGATCAACGTGCTCAAACCCCTGATCATGTCGGGTATTCGATCGTTTTTCTGA
- a CDS encoding DUF308 domain-containing protein, with protein sequence MDTKLSCLIQGIIGMIFGILAIIVPDITLASFYALFWVLLAVGIAGFLLLAITSKSDDSMFWFTLSAVLLVVGAVSFFAPAIVAIIFLLLIAGVAAYSGFFDITLALTHPKTKYILIPGMFIAGGVLLGVLIWYFPDVMKNLFLTVLGTFALVFGLFSILLGLYYQDEVYNSPGQDLKECSLKKPGDR encoded by the coding sequence ATGGATACGAAATTGTCATGCCTTATCCAGGGTATAATCGGTATGATCTTTGGGATTTTGGCTATTATCGTACCGGATATCACGCTCGCATCGTTTTATGCCCTGTTCTGGGTATTGCTCGCTGTAGGAATTGCAGGTTTCCTGCTTCTTGCAATCACATCGAAAAGTGATGATTCGATGTTCTGGTTCACCCTCTCTGCAGTGCTTCTTGTCGTTGGTGCGGTCTCTTTTTTCGCACCAGCCATTGTTGCCATCATCTTCCTCCTGCTCATTGCTGGTGTCGCTGCTTACTCGGGTTTCTTTGACATCACCCTTGCACTCACCCACCCAAAAACAAAATATATCCTTATTCCGGGAATGTTTATTGCCGGCGGGGTGCTTCTGGGAGTGTTAATCTGGTATTTCCCGGATGTGATGAAAAACCTCTTCCTGACTGTGCTTGGTACATTTGCACTGGTCTTTGGTCTTTTTTCAATCCTGCTGGGATTGTATTACCAGGATGAAGTCTATAATTCCCCCGGACAGGACCTGAAAGAATGCTCCCTTAAAAAACCAGGGGACAGATAA
- a CDS encoding cache domain-containing protein, which translates to MPVHTRTLICTLLIAAFLFAAGCTQEASDSHAISTPSLAAPVPPLSGIPVTPEEVKAFVDSAATYARQSGKTAALATFNDPKGPFVKGSVYVYALDYNGITLALPFQRDLVGQDFSALSDATGQKFVQTEINLAKNNGGFLLFQYPNPAHNNTIESKLSYVRPVDDTYWIGAGTYLAGSSVEDARVKTFVEGAKVYAQKQGKEQALAAFNWQDGDFIDDDLYIFAYDYSGTVLAWPYRPDQIGINRINETDLLGKEHIREMVSTAKRGNGTVLYFSENPFHHNATELKTSYVLDIDGTWFIGAGTYHAPGAVTPTPAPSPSQSSIRTRDDLVKFVQDAKTYALLHGRDPALVEFNNKTGQFIHGESYIFAYTYNGTTLALPFQPELIGTSRWSNTDPDGVRYIQEIARTAQGGSGFVQYKYPDPAENFSMKSKTSYVVDVDGSWFVGSGMYT; encoded by the coding sequence ATGCCCGTGCATACACGTACCCTGATTTGCACCCTGCTCATTGCTGCATTCCTGTTCGCTGCGGGATGTACGCAGGAGGCATCGGACAGCCATGCGATATCCACCCCCTCACTTGCCGCACCCGTTCCCCCACTATCCGGCATCCCGGTTACTCCGGAAGAGGTCAAAGCGTTTGTTGACAGCGCCGCAACGTATGCCCGTCAAAGTGGAAAAACAGCGGCACTCGCGACATTCAATGATCCCAAAGGACCGTTTGTAAAAGGAAGTGTGTATGTCTATGCGCTGGATTATAACGGCATCACTCTCGCGCTTCCGTTCCAGCGGGATCTGGTGGGGCAGGATTTTTCCGCGTTGAGCGATGCGACCGGGCAGAAATTTGTACAAACCGAGATTAATCTTGCCAAAAATAACGGGGGCTTCCTGCTCTTCCAGTACCCAAACCCGGCGCACAACAATACGATTGAATCCAAGCTGAGCTATGTGAGGCCGGTGGATGATACCTACTGGATAGGAGCAGGAACCTACCTTGCCGGCAGCAGTGTGGAAGATGCCCGGGTAAAAACCTTTGTTGAAGGAGCAAAGGTATATGCACAGAAGCAGGGAAAAGAGCAGGCCCTTGCAGCATTCAACTGGCAGGATGGTGATTTCATCGATGATGATCTCTATATCTTTGCCTATGATTACTCGGGAACTGTCCTTGCCTGGCCGTACCGTCCCGACCAGATCGGAATAAACCGGATCAATGAGACGGATCTGCTGGGTAAAGAGCATATCAGAGAGATGGTGTCGACGGCAAAACGGGGCAACGGTACCGTGCTGTACTTCAGCGAAAACCCGTTTCACCACAATGCAACCGAGTTAAAAACCAGTTATGTGTTAGACATTGACGGGACCTGGTTTATCGGTGCGGGAACGTATCATGCACCGGGGGCTGTTACGCCGACACCTGCTCCCTCCCCCTCTCAATCATCCATCCGCACCCGTGACGATCTTGTTAAGTTTGTGCAGGACGCAAAGACGTACGCCCTGCTCCATGGCAGGGATCCGGCGCTGGTAGAGTTCAACAACAAAACCGGGCAATTCATTCACGGCGAATCGTATATCTTTGCCTATACTTACAATGGCACAACCCTTGCACTGCCGTTCCAGCCGGAACTGATCGGGACCAGCCGCTGGAGCAATACCGATCCTGATGGTGTCCGGTACATCCAGGAAATTGCCCGGACTGCACAGGGGGGGAGCGGTTTTGTCCAGTATAAGTATCCTGATCCCGCTGAAAATTTTTCAATGAAATCAAAGACCAGCTATGTCGTTGATGTCGATGGCAGCTGGTTTGTGGGTTCCGGGATGTATACCTGA
- a CDS encoding tetratricopeptide repeat protein, with amino-acid sequence MKRMIFISILLVFSICISGCISQTAIPVPMTGPPPLSPGELSVNSGGSALAIAFTSDEISTASPEAKERFIKGLTSMTQYGRYNESLRYFDDALALDQNFTEAWLAKGVAFHNMKRYDDAIRCYDNALAINPLDAGIWHMKGVTLNDMGKRVESAECNRRAAELDPRYGNR; translated from the coding sequence ATGAAACGGATGATTTTTATCAGCATCCTCCTGGTTTTTTCCATCTGTATCAGCGGGTGTATCTCCCAAACCGCAATCCCGGTGCCCATGACTGGCCCGCCACCTCTTTCTCCCGGCGAATTGTCGGTTAATTCCGGTGGATCGGCACTGGCAATCGCATTTACAAGCGATGAGATCTCAACTGCCTCTCCCGAAGCAAAGGAACGGTTCATCAAAGGACTGACTTCCATGACACAATATGGCCGGTACAACGAGTCACTCCGGTATTTTGATGATGCACTCGCACTCGATCAGAATTTTACCGAAGCCTGGCTGGCGAAGGGAGTCGCCTTTCACAACATGAAACGCTATGATGATGCAATCCGGTGTTATGACAATGCACTGGCGATCAATCCCCTGGATGCAGGTATCTGGCACATGAAAGGAGTGACCCTCAATGATATGGGGAAACGTGTGGAATCTGCGGAATGCAACCGGAGAGCTGCTGAACTTGATCCCCGGTACGGTAACCGGTAG
- a CDS encoding Yip1 family protein, with protein sequence MINTIVDKVKGFLLSPVETFQQSRNDEPGVVFTYFAALLLLNAIFSAFIAAVGIEKMPMYAGMPFGIAVPVMVFFMVLAGGFIVTLLFAAWVHLWVYLLGGRKGIMQTFKAMIYGHTPRLLLGWIPFIGFIFTLWSLVLGILGIRELQEISTSKAILAVAIAIIIPLILLIFLAAYFMTSNMVFTEIPQPRRNIF encoded by the coding sequence ATGATTAACACGATTGTTGACAAGGTGAAAGGATTTCTCTTAAGTCCTGTGGAAACATTCCAGCAGTCCCGCAACGATGAACCGGGGGTTGTGTTCACGTACTTTGCCGCACTTCTCCTGCTCAATGCCATTTTCTCCGCATTTATCGCCGCAGTTGGCATCGAGAAAATGCCGATGTATGCCGGAATGCCATTTGGGATTGCAGTTCCGGTCATGGTCTTTTTCATGGTGCTGGCGGGCGGGTTTATCGTTACACTCCTCTTTGCCGCATGGGTTCACCTGTGGGTGTATCTTTTAGGCGGGCGCAAGGGAATCATGCAGACTTTTAAAGCGATGATCTATGGTCACACACCCCGACTCCTTCTCGGGTGGATTCCGTTCATCGGGTTCATCTTTACCCTCTGGTCACTGGTCCTTGGCATACTGGGAATCCGCGAGCTCCAGGAGATCAGTACCTCAAAAGCGATTCTTGCTGTTGCGATTGCCATCATAATCCCGCTCATTCTCCTCATATTCCTTGCAGCCTACTTCATGACCTCGAATATGGTTTTTACGGAGATCCCCCAACCCCGGCGCAACATATTCTAA
- a CDS encoding DUF2070 family protein, giving the protein MTGEMDLKLEALSQYIVTSPSWARSLTLILILSGCVEIMAMLGSGNSFTHLTLFPITSYLIPALVALALTPRLARWFGGKLTYGWSGLTAAIGLVISLFISLSPILLVSSSFPVFFAISLALVFTFRMLLLAAVVDFHLRRVVVPALLHSGIAVAGAAPFLGLEFVQLSILLHISFALGVFVFINVIERPMKANFRVGPLELANAFLAHLSEGSHKLDDFFRSIGESVVVPQVSLVMQRDGKEEIFVTVPNVHPGPLGEIGGSNLPKILHGMLGRGSMVFHGSASHDFNPVDEDEVRKVGDAVLQARPLSCTNAGCTKSGRYRCGSVDVFAQAFGDTVIAAATRSPLVTEDLDFALGFAIMKSGEKFFRHVAFVDAHNCMDALEDGVYPATKLGMEYIGAAESAFAATAQQEQFRFSAGYAARALPFSRQEGFGDLGVQVLVVDAGGQKTAYVLFDGNNMQTGARDEIRRRLLARVDECEVMTTDTHVVNTVSGRNQVGLRINVDAFYPVVDEAVMEALADAAPARTAGATAWCHGIVVFGSQRISQIASTVNGMMGFMLPVAVIILLGAFLTTAMAYYLLVY; this is encoded by the coding sequence TTGACCGGTGAAATGGATCTCAAACTGGAGGCGCTCTCGCAGTATATCGTCACGAGCCCGTCATGGGCCCGGTCGCTTACCCTAATCCTTATCCTATCAGGCTGCGTCGAGATCATGGCGATGCTGGGGAGCGGAAATTCTTTCACCCACCTCACTCTCTTCCCGATTACCTCCTATCTCATCCCGGCACTCGTTGCCCTTGCACTGACGCCCCGGCTGGCCCGGTGGTTCGGTGGAAAACTTACGTACGGCTGGTCAGGGCTCACTGCGGCCATCGGCCTTGTCATCTCGCTCTTCATCTCCCTCTCACCAATCCTGCTGGTCAGCTCCTCATTTCCTGTCTTCTTTGCGATATCGCTCGCTCTCGTCTTCACGTTCCGGATGCTTCTGTTAGCAGCAGTTGTCGATTTCCACCTGAGGCGGGTCGTGGTCCCGGCGCTCCTTCACTCCGGTATCGCTGTTGCGGGGGCGGCGCCGTTTCTCGGCCTGGAGTTCGTACAGCTCTCCATTCTCCTCCACATCAGCTTCGCACTCGGCGTCTTTGTCTTCATCAATGTGATTGAACGTCCGATGAAGGCCAATTTCCGGGTCGGCCCTCTCGAACTGGCCAATGCGTTCCTCGCCCACCTCTCCGAGGGCAGCCACAAGCTTGATGACTTCTTCCGGAGCATCGGCGAGAGCGTGGTCGTGCCCCAGGTCTCGCTTGTTATGCAGCGGGATGGAAAGGAAGAGATCTTCGTAACGGTCCCCAACGTACATCCCGGACCGCTTGGCGAGATAGGCGGGAGCAACCTGCCGAAGATCCTCCACGGTATGCTCGGCAGGGGATCCATGGTCTTCCACGGCTCGGCCTCACACGACTTTAACCCGGTTGATGAGGACGAGGTAAGAAAAGTGGGTGATGCGGTCCTGCAGGCCCGGCCGCTCTCGTGCACCAACGCCGGCTGCACAAAGTCGGGGAGGTACCGGTGCGGGTCGGTGGATGTGTTCGCCCAGGCATTCGGGGATACCGTCATCGCTGCTGCGACCCGTTCGCCGCTTGTCACCGAAGATCTCGACTTCGCTCTCGGGTTTGCGATCATGAAATCGGGAGAAAAATTTTTCCGCCACGTTGCCTTTGTCGATGCCCACAACTGCATGGATGCATTGGAGGACGGGGTTTATCCGGCAACGAAACTCGGAATGGAGTATATCGGTGCCGCAGAATCTGCGTTTGCTGCAACAGCACAGCAGGAACAGTTCCGGTTCTCTGCCGGCTACGCTGCACGGGCACTCCCGTTCTCACGGCAGGAAGGATTCGGCGACCTAGGCGTTCAGGTCCTTGTCGTGGACGCGGGCGGGCAGAAGACTGCGTACGTCCTTTTTGACGGCAATAACATGCAGACCGGTGCCCGGGACGAGATCCGGAGGAGGCTGCTTGCCCGCGTTGACGAATGCGAGGTTATGACAACCGATACCCACGTCGTCAACACGGTCTCCGGCAGGAACCAGGTGGGGCTCAGGATCAACGTGGATGCCTTTTACCCGGTTGTCGACGAGGCGGTCATGGAAGCCCTTGCCGATGCCGCTCCCGCCCGCACTGCAGGTGCAACCGCATGGTGCCATGGGATCGTGGTCTTTGGATCGCAGCGTATCTCCCAGATTGCGTCCACGGTCAACGGCATGATGGGGTTCATGCTTCCTGTTGCCGTCATCATCCTTCTGGGAGCATTCCTGACAACCGCGATGGCTTATTACCTGCTGGTGTATTAG
- a CDS encoding class I SAM-dependent methyltransferase has product MTEQENPYPVSDTAALVMLWASGYYETIPLISTYLRRLDLSHGRQLLEHYNSICPWYSEVIINRKHFIKNMVEELITNDEKRTVIVNLGAGFSPLALELAPRLCDHVRFIEIDRSNMSHKRRLYSRLVPDRCRFISSIESDIADTAFLTETLRKEIGEPSRTRLIVVMEGLTYYIEQSVMERVLASLSGLAPDLAIVFEHLKPCRLISDERRFIPYRIFSHVRDYTALDRMTTYSKDEIPALLDPDFSCIYYDMDTMEKRRMGSCKYFPAPDTGWLSCAVAVRRPVRE; this is encoded by the coding sequence ATGACAGAACAAGAAAATCCTTACCCGGTATCTGATACTGCAGCACTCGTCATGCTCTGGGCCAGTGGTTACTACGAGACAATACCCCTGATCAGTACCTATCTGCGGAGGCTTGACCTGTCTCACGGCCGGCAGTTGCTGGAGCACTATAACAGCATATGCCCGTGGTACTCGGAAGTGATCATCAACCGGAAGCATTTCATCAAAAACATGGTCGAAGAACTGATCACAAACGATGAGAAACGGACGGTCATCGTCAACCTGGGTGCCGGGTTCTCCCCTCTCGCCCTTGAACTCGCGCCGCGACTTTGCGACCATGTCCGTTTTATTGAGATCGACCGGAGTAATATGAGTCACAAACGCCGGTTGTATTCCCGGCTGGTCCCGGACCGGTGCAGGTTTATTTCCTCCATTGAATCCGACATTGCCGATACTGCCTTCCTGACTGAAACCCTCAGGAAAGAGATAGGTGAGCCGTCACGCACGAGGCTCATCGTCGTGATGGAAGGGCTCACCTACTATATCGAACAATCCGTGATGGAGCGTGTGCTTGCCTCCCTGTCTGGTCTTGCTCCGGACCTGGCTATCGTTTTTGAGCATCTCAAACCGTGCAGGCTGATCAGCGATGAAAGGCGTTTCATCCCCTACAGGATCTTCTCCCATGTCCGGGACTACACGGCACTTGACAGGATGACAACCTATTCCAAAGATGAGATCCCTGCACTCCTTGATCCGGATTTTTCCTGCATTTATTATGATATGGACACGATGGAAAAAAGGAGAATGGGATCCTGTAAGTACTTCCCTGCTCCCGATACCGGCTGGCTCTCGTGTGCTGTCGCGGTACGCAGGCCGGTTAGGGAATAA